A genome region from Tolypothrix sp. PCC 7712 includes the following:
- a CDS encoding PAS domain S-box protein: MMKWSVIQKLKAVFILVLAVLFTNAVVSHSTTMQLVQNWQLITHSQEIITQVQTLLTTLNNAETAQRNYLITISTNNLVTYLQASQQINNNIQILKQLTQAQQNHQWVAVLEQKITDRLNILQAEVVVLQNQGFDTARQSVLSHQQEMLSHDIPRFIHESLASEQKILQQRNQQLQVTSRKSMATFLLAAIIDFLLVALLYDLLWCYIKRLQQTELNLRQSENRLRAIIDAEPECLKLIAKDGTLLEINASGLAMLELESAENLIGQAFTATILPEYREAFVSLHERVCQGYKGNLEYEIVGSQGTRRWLETHAVPLHNEADGTFLHLAVTRDITKRQQAEQKIREQAALLDVATDAIVVRNIHNQILFWNQGAEGVYGWKAEEVLGKNVVDLLYKDSSPQLEDAFLTVLRAGEWRGELQQLTKQGKEIIVESRWTLMRDSQNQPKSILSVSTEITQKKQLEAQLLRSQRLESIGTLAGGIAHDLNNVLAPVLMSVELLRMKLPDQQSQRILQTLESNVKRGANLLKQVLSFARGIEGKKTIVQTRLLIQEIEQIIQQTFPKSITCQVDLSASLWYVFGNTTELHQVLMNLVVNARDAMPDGGILKISAENVVIDEKSTLINIDAQIGAYIAISVRDTGTGIPPEIQERIFEPFFTTKEVGKGTGLGLSTAIGIIKNHNGFVNVNSKVNQGTEFQVYLPAFSNSTQPLHTPEIAAPTGNGEWILLVDDEAAIREITKSSLEKHNYQVLTASNGIEAVAIYAQYQQQISVVLLDMMMPVMDGAIAIRKLQTINPHVKIIALSGLLSPQNIKEVTDMGVSAFLSKPCTSNELLQTIARIKVLGC, translated from the coding sequence ATGATGAAATGGTCTGTCATCCAAAAGCTGAAAGCAGTATTTATTCTAGTCTTGGCGGTTTTGTTTACGAATGCTGTAGTTTCCCATAGCACTACGATGCAACTGGTACAGAATTGGCAATTAATAACACACTCCCAAGAAATTATTACTCAAGTTCAAACGCTACTGACAACGCTAAACAATGCTGAAACGGCACAGCGTAACTACTTAATAACTATAAGCACAAATAACTTAGTAACCTATTTACAAGCAAGTCAACAAATTAATAATAATATTCAAATTCTCAAACAGCTCACTCAAGCGCAACAAAATCATCAATGGGTTGCTGTACTAGAACAAAAAATTACTGACAGACTCAACATCTTGCAAGCAGAAGTTGTTGTTTTGCAAAACCAAGGGTTTGATACTGCAAGGCAATCAGTGTTGTCTCATCAACAGGAAATGCTGAGTCATGATATCCCAAGATTTATTCATGAGTCTTTAGCAAGTGAGCAAAAAATATTACAACAGCGCAATCAGCAGTTACAAGTGACTTCTCGTAAGTCAATGGCGACATTTTTATTAGCTGCTATCATCGATTTTTTATTGGTGGCTTTGTTATATGACTTGTTATGGTGTTACATCAAGCGGCTTCAACAGACAGAATTAAATTTACGTCAAAGTGAGAATCGGTTGCGAGCAATTATTGATGCAGAACCAGAGTGTCTGAAGTTAATTGCTAAGGATGGTACCTTATTAGAAATTAATGCCTCTGGCTTGGCAATGTTGGAGCTAGAAAGTGCAGAAAATTTGATTGGGCAAGCATTTACTGCGACTATTTTACCAGAGTACCGAGAAGCCTTTGTATCTCTACATGAACGTGTTTGTCAGGGCTATAAAGGGAATTTAGAATACGAGATTGTCGGTAGTCAGGGTACTCGTCGTTGGTTAGAAACTCATGCTGTACCACTACATAACGAAGCTGATGGTACATTTTTGCATTTAGCGGTAACGCGAGATATTACCAAGCGCCAACAAGCAGAACAGAAAATTCGTGAACAGGCTGCACTTTTAGATGTTGCAACTGATGCAATTGTAGTCAGAAATATCCACAACCAAATATTATTTTGGAATCAAGGTGCTGAAGGCGTTTATGGCTGGAAGGCTGAGGAAGTTTTAGGTAAAAATGTGGTTGATTTGTTATACAAAGATAGTTCACCACAACTAGAAGATGCATTTTTAACAGTCTTACGTGCAGGTGAATGGCGCGGCGAATTGCAGCAACTTACAAAACAGGGGAAAGAAATTATTGTCGAAAGCCGCTGGACACTCATGCGGGATAGTCAGAATCAACCAAAATCAATTTTGAGTGTCAGTACAGAAATTACTCAAAAGAAACAACTAGAAGCACAGCTTTTGCGATCGCAACGGTTAGAAAGTATTGGTACTCTAGCAGGTGGGATTGCCCATGACCTTAACAATGTTCTAGCTCCTGTGCTAATGTCAGTTGAACTATTGCGGATGAAATTACCAGACCAACAAAGTCAACGCATTCTGCAAACCCTAGAAAGTAATGTTAAACGTGGCGCTAATTTGCTCAAGCAAGTGTTGTCTTTTGCTCGAGGTATTGAAGGCAAAAAGACAATTGTCCAAACTAGACTTTTGATACAGGAAATTGAGCAAATTATCCAACAAACATTTCCTAAATCGATTACCTGTCAAGTAGATTTATCAGCAAGTCTGTGGTATGTGTTTGGCAATACCACTGAACTGCATCAAGTGCTGATGAATTTGGTAGTGAATGCCCGTGATGCCATGCCCGACGGTGGTATCTTGAAAATTAGTGCAGAAAATGTGGTAATTGATGAGAAATCAACCCTAATTAATATTGATGCTCAAATAGGCGCTTATATTGCTATTTCTGTTAGGGATACGGGTACGGGAATACCACCAGAAATTCAAGAGCGGATTTTTGAACCCTTTTTTACCACAAAAGAGGTGGGTAAAGGTACAGGATTAGGACTATCTACAGCCATTGGTATTATTAAAAACCATAATGGTTTTGTCAATGTCAATAGTAAAGTTAACCAAGGCACAGAGTTTCAAGTATATTTACCAGCATTTAGTAATAGCACTCAACCTCTGCATACCCCCGAAATTGCAGCACCAACAGGAAATGGTGAATGGATTTTGCTAGTTGATGATGAAGCCGCCATTCGAGAAATTACCAAATCATCCTTAGAAAAACATAATTATCAGGTGTTAACTGCTAGCAATGGCATTGAAGCCGTAGCAATTTATGCTCAGTATCAACAGCAAATAAGCGTAGTGTTGCTAGATATGATGATGCCAGTAATGGATGGTGCGATCGCAATTCGCAAATTACAAACAATTAATCCTCATGTCAAAATTATTGCTTTGAGTGGACTATTATCCCCTCAGAACATCAAGGAAGTTACTGATATGGGTGTTAGTGCATTTTTATCTAAACCCTGTACTAGCAACGAGTTATTACAAACAATCGCTAGAATAAAAGTCCTTGGTTGTTGA
- a CDS encoding adenylosuccinate synthase: MANVIVIGAQWGDEGKGKITDLLSRSADVVVRYQGGVNAGHTIVVKGQTFKLHLIPSGILYPDTECIIGCGTVIDPKVLIAELDQLESLNISTNNLLISETAHVTMPYHRLIDQASEERRGSHKIGTTGRGIGPTYADKSERTGIRVLDLMDPEGLRDQLEWTINYKNAILEKLYNLPPLDPEEVIQEYLGYAERLRPYVVDSSLKIYDAILKRRNILFEGAQGTLLDLDHGTYPYVTSSNPVAGGACVGTGLGPTMIDRVIGVSKAYTTRVGEGPFPTELQGELGELLCDRGAEFGTTTGRKRRCGWFDAVIGRYAVRINGMDCIAITKLDVLDELEEINVCVAYEIDGERCEHFPTSARQFARCRPIYKTLPGWKVSTSNCRTLEDLPKQALDYLKFLAELMEVPIAIVSLGASRDQTIIVEDPIHGPKRALLQPDGTPVSLLSA, translated from the coding sequence TTGGCTAACGTTATTGTCATAGGTGCCCAGTGGGGCGATGAAGGAAAAGGTAAAATAACTGACTTACTCAGCCGCTCCGCAGATGTAGTTGTCCGTTACCAAGGGGGTGTCAATGCTGGACACACAATTGTAGTTAAAGGTCAAACCTTTAAGTTACATTTGATTCCCTCTGGTATTTTGTATCCAGATACCGAATGCATTATCGGCTGTGGTACAGTCATCGATCCCAAAGTTTTAATAGCAGAACTAGATCAATTAGAAAGTTTAAATATTTCTACTAATAATCTGCTAATTTCCGAGACTGCCCATGTAACTATGCCTTACCATCGATTAATCGATCAGGCATCAGAAGAACGTCGGGGAAGCCACAAAATCGGCACTACAGGAAGGGGTATTGGCCCCACCTATGCTGATAAATCTGAGCGCACAGGTATCCGAGTTTTAGACTTGATGGACCCTGAAGGATTGCGCGATCAGTTAGAGTGGACAATTAATTATAAAAACGCAATTTTAGAAAAGCTTTACAACCTACCTCCTCTTGACCCAGAAGAGGTAATTCAAGAGTATTTGGGTTATGCTGAACGGTTGCGGCCTTACGTCGTTGATAGTTCGCTGAAAATATATGATGCGATTCTCAAACGGCGCAATATCTTATTTGAAGGCGCACAAGGGACGCTACTAGACCTAGATCATGGCACTTATCCCTACGTCACATCATCTAACCCTGTAGCTGGGGGGGCTTGCGTTGGCACAGGCTTAGGCCCGACAATGATTGACCGGGTAATTGGGGTGTCGAAAGCTTACACAACACGCGTTGGTGAAGGGCCTTTCCCAACCGAACTACAAGGTGAATTGGGAGAATTGTTGTGCGATCGCGGTGCTGAATTTGGTACAACTACTGGTAGGAAGCGTCGCTGCGGCTGGTTTGATGCTGTAATCGGTCGGTATGCCGTACGGATTAACGGTATGGACTGTATAGCAATCACCAAACTAGATGTTCTCGATGAACTAGAGGAAATCAACGTTTGTGTCGCCTACGAAATTGATGGCGAACGCTGCGAACACTTCCCCACCAGTGCGCGTCAATTTGCTCGCTGTCGTCCCATCTACAAAACCTTACCAGGTTGGAAAGTTTCGACAAGTAACTGCCGTACCCTGGAAGATTTGCCCAAGCAAGCCCTAGACTACCTAAAATTCTTAGCAGAATTGATGGAAGTCCCGATCGCGATTGTCTCCTTAGGAGCTAGCCGCGATCAAACCATAATTGTAGAAGACCCAATCCACGGGCCAAAACGTGCTTTGTTACAGCCTGACGGTACACCTGTCTCTTTACTCAGCGCCTAG
- the rplY gene encoding 50S ribosomal protein L25 encodes MSLTVESKTRPEGSKPKALRRSGLIPANLYGHKGAESISLVVEAKTVERLLKHAVVNKTEVELTIPELEWTGKTIVREVQTHPAKGTTYHVSFFATPQS; translated from the coding sequence ATGAGCCTCACAGTCGAATCTAAAACCAGACCAGAAGGCAGCAAGCCTAAAGCTTTGCGTCGTTCTGGATTAATTCCCGCTAATTTATACGGTCACAAAGGCGCAGAATCAATTTCTTTAGTAGTTGAAGCAAAAACCGTTGAGCGCTTGCTCAAACACGCTGTTGTCAACAAAACAGAAGTTGAACTCACCATTCCCGAGCTTGAGTGGACTGGTAAAACTATAGTTCGGGAAGTTCAAACCCATCCCGCAAAAGGTACAACCTACCACGTCAGCTTTTTTGCCACTCCTCAAAGCTAA
- a CDS encoding AAA family ATPase codes for MTEATLPALIQQMLQPGFYPHAVSEPIQLIQTHVSYVLLTGDYVYKLKKPVNFGFLDYSTLEKRQHFCQEELRLNQRGAGELYLEVLPLTLESEQYHLGGTGEAVEYTLKMRQFPQEALFSSLFEQGKLNETHLEELGRIVAQYHAKTETNDYIRSFGEVPKVREAFDENYVQTEKYIGGPQTQEQFDETKAYTERFFAERGELFASRIKNNYIRECHGDLHLRNIALWHNQILLFDCIEFNEPFRFVDVMFDIAYAVMDLEAQQRKDLSNAYLNTYVEQTGDWEGLQILPIYLIRQSYVRAKVTSFLLDDPAVPDAVKEQATKTAATYYQLAWEYTKPKQGQLFLMSGLSGSGKSTTARSLAREIGAIHLRSDAVRKHLAGIPLMERGGDEIYTPEMTQKTYARLLELGTILANQGFSVILDAKYDQQQLRQEAITQAEKHQIPLQIIQCTAPLEVVQERLLKRTGDIADATADLLASQIKLFEEFTETEKPYLKILDTTQPQQAQLKEIIH; via the coding sequence ATGACAGAAGCAACTCTTCCCGCCTTAATTCAGCAAATGTTGCAGCCAGGATTTTATCCTCATGCAGTTTCAGAACCTATTCAACTGATTCAAACCCATGTTTCCTATGTGCTGCTCACTGGTGATTATGTTTATAAATTGAAAAAGCCTGTGAATTTTGGCTTTTTAGACTACTCCACCTTAGAAAAGCGACAACATTTTTGCCAAGAAGAATTGCGCTTAAATCAGCGCGGTGCAGGTGAATTGTATTTAGAAGTCTTACCTCTAACTCTAGAAAGCGAGCAATACCATCTCGGAGGAACAGGTGAGGCTGTAGAATACACGCTGAAGATGCGCCAGTTTCCTCAAGAGGCGCTGTTTAGCAGCCTATTTGAGCAAGGTAAGTTAAATGAAACGCACCTGGAAGAATTGGGACGGATAGTAGCGCAATATCACGCCAAAACTGAGACAAATGATTATATTCGCAGTTTTGGTGAAGTTCCTAAAGTTCGGGAGGCGTTTGATGAAAATTACGTGCAAACCGAGAAATATATCGGTGGGCCTCAAACTCAGGAACAGTTTGACGAAACCAAAGCATACACTGAGCGTTTTTTTGCAGAACGAGGAGAATTATTTGCCAGCAGAATTAAAAATAACTATATTCGCGAATGTCATGGCGATTTACACCTGAGAAATATCGCTCTATGGCACAATCAAATCCTGCTGTTCGACTGCATTGAATTTAATGAACCCTTCCGCTTTGTAGATGTCATGTTCGATATTGCTTATGCGGTGATGGATTTAGAAGCACAGCAGCGAAAAGACTTGAGTAATGCTTATTTAAATACTTATGTAGAACAGACTGGCGATTGGGAAGGCTTACAGATTTTACCCATATATTTAATTCGTCAGTCTTATGTGAGAGCAAAAGTCACTTCATTTTTGTTAGATGATCCAGCTGTACCAGATGCAGTAAAAGAACAGGCGACAAAAACCGCAGCCACATATTATCAGCTAGCTTGGGAATATACTAAACCCAAACAAGGGCAACTGTTCTTAATGTCGGGTTTGTCTGGTTCTGGTAAGAGTACCACAGCTCGGTCTTTAGCCCGTGAAATCGGCGCAATTCACCTGCGTTCAGATGCAGTCAGAAAACACTTAGCGGGAATTCCCCTGATGGAACGAGGCGGGGATGAAATCTACACACCCGAAATGACTCAGAAAACTTATGCACGGCTGTTGGAATTAGGGACTATACTTGCTAATCAAGGTTTTTCCGTAATTTTGGATGCCAAATATGACCAACAACAGCTACGCCAAGAGGCAATTACCCAAGCCGAAAAACACCAAATTCCTCTCCAGATTATTCAATGCACAGCACCGCTAGAAGTTGTACAAGAACGTCTGCTGAAGCGTACTGGGGACATTGCTGATGCTACCGCCGATTTACTAGCATCCCAAATTAAACTATTTGAAGAATTTACTGAGACAGAAAAACCCTACCTTAAGATTTTGGATACAACTCAGCCACAACAGGCACAATTAAAAGAAATTATTCACTAA
- a CDS encoding YdcF family protein, whose protein sequence is MFLYLSKLLPLFFYPLGLASISLVVALITIWKRPRTAAIAIALSLFLLLFCSNAWISHLLVRSLEWQNTATAQIPNAEAIVVLGGATKSAFWPRPGADLSEQGDRVIYAAQLYRQQKAPIIILSGGRIDWRGSGTSESADMANILTSVGIPATALVQEPESLNTYQNAVNVKKILQSRNIKQVLLVTSAMHMPRSLKIFQRQGIDAIPAPTDFLVSAGEMQELGNSPKSAILNLLPDTNNLNEFTSALKEYVGLFIYSLRGWL, encoded by the coding sequence ATGTTCTTATATCTCTCCAAGTTGCTACCGCTATTTTTCTATCCGCTGGGATTAGCTTCTATTAGCTTGGTAGTAGCATTAATAACAATATGGAAACGACCGCGCACGGCTGCGATCGCAATTGCTTTATCCCTATTTTTATTGCTATTTTGCAGCAATGCTTGGATCTCTCATTTACTAGTGCGATCGCTAGAATGGCAAAATACTGCAACTGCTCAAATACCGAATGCGGAAGCTATTGTGGTTTTGGGTGGTGCTACTAAATCGGCTTTTTGGCCCCGTCCCGGTGCTGATTTAAGCGAACAGGGCGATCGTGTGATTTATGCTGCTCAACTATATCGTCAACAAAAAGCCCCGATCATTATCCTTAGCGGCGGTAGAATTGATTGGCGTGGTAGCGGTACTTCTGAATCGGCAGATATGGCAAATATTCTCACGTCTGTTGGCATACCTGCTACTGCGCTTGTGCAAGAGCCGGAATCGCTCAATACTTATCAAAATGCCGTAAATGTCAAGAAAATTTTGCAATCGCGTAACATCAAGCAAGTATTATTAGTCACTTCGGCAATGCATATGCCGCGATCGCTCAAAATTTTTCAGCGTCAAGGAATTGATGCGATTCCAGCACCTACTGATTTTCTAGTCAGTGCAGGCGAAATGCAAGAACTGGGTAATAGCCCTAAATCCGCTATTTTGAATTTACTACCTGATACTAATAATTTAAACGAATTTACCAGCGCTTTAAAAGAATACGTTGGTTTGTTTATATATAGTTTGCGGGGTTGGCTCTAG
- a CDS encoding ferredoxin-thioredoxin reductase variable chain, with amino-acid sequence MAVEILVEQEKLGVNVAMKVGDRVRVKESVVVYHHPEHRGQGFDLKGSDGEIVSIVTQWQGRPVSANLPILVQFSKRFKAHLRESELEII; translated from the coding sequence ATGGCTGTGGAGATACTTGTGGAACAGGAAAAGCTAGGTGTAAATGTTGCTATGAAAGTTGGCGATCGCGTTCGTGTTAAAGAATCGGTAGTAGTTTACCACCATCCTGAACATCGCGGTCAGGGTTTTGACCTTAAAGGCTCAGACGGTGAAATTGTATCTATTGTCACCCAATGGCAAGGTAGACCTGTAAGTGCCAATCTGCCAATCTTAGTCCAGTTTAGTAAAAGATTTAAAGCTCACTTACGCGAGAGTGAATTAGAAATCATCTAA
- a CDS encoding protein phosphatase 2C domain-containing protein — MISTQQVIYCINPDCTSPINSLESRVCANCQTPLVHRYLWATGPKAAKIPPGTTVANRYEVITQQVWLDTQPGLLPDIPEELPNEVLAYLRLYYERLHIPQAYGYIPEFEGGGDHILLLENVPIAENGNVYPAIADAWEQATAVRQVYWLWQILQLWKPLSELEVANSLLMLNNLRVQGWCIRLLELHQTQENLVSLQDLGRFWQPLVASAKPAVAGKLQNIVKQMCTQEADLAEITNQLNALLLSAAADLPFNVEVLGATDAGMQMITNEDACYPANVNDLEEFLVPQLSIVCDGIGGHQGGEVASQLAVQSLKLQIRALLADVSQEGQIVKPDLFAEQLEACLRIVNNVICARNDEQNRQGRERMATTLVMALQVPQRVQTTSGKESKNAHELYLASVGDSRAYWITRNYCQLLTVDDDVAAREVRFARNFYRQALMRPDATALTQALGARDAESLRVEIRRFILEEDGILLLCSDGLSDNNWVEQSWQQYAVPVLTGKLALEDALQRWINLANQKNGHDNASVVMTLYGISREYLISLTYKQPQVEIIEAEPSEAAIPESSPVLVDLDITAEEATSTPAEKPSRGKPALLVGGLLLLLLGGTTIGLFVLSQFQPQTFQQMCRQLPPSVQQVCPK; from the coding sequence ATGATTTCTACTCAACAGGTCATTTATTGCATCAATCCAGACTGTACTAGTCCTATTAATTCTTTAGAGAGTCGTGTTTGCGCTAATTGCCAGACTCCCTTAGTTCATCGCTATCTTTGGGCGACTGGCCCAAAAGCAGCAAAAATACCACCAGGAACAACGGTGGCAAATAGATATGAGGTTATTACGCAGCAAGTTTGGTTAGATACGCAACCGGGGCTACTACCAGATATCCCAGAAGAATTGCCAAATGAAGTGCTTGCTTATTTGCGGTTATATTATGAGCGATTGCATATCCCCCAAGCCTATGGATATATTCCAGAATTTGAGGGCGGTGGAGATCATATCCTGTTACTGGAAAATGTACCGATCGCAGAAAATGGCAATGTCTATCCGGCGATCGCAGATGCATGGGAACAAGCAACAGCAGTCAGACAGGTTTATTGGCTGTGGCAAATTCTCCAACTGTGGAAGCCGTTATCAGAATTAGAAGTTGCTAACAGTTTACTCATGTTAAACAACCTGCGGGTACAAGGTTGGTGTATCCGCCTGTTAGAACTTCACCAGACACAAGAAAATTTAGTGAGTTTGCAAGATTTAGGCCGATTTTGGCAACCTTTGGTAGCATCTGCAAAACCAGCCGTAGCCGGAAAGTTGCAGAACATCGTCAAGCAGATGTGTACACAGGAAGCTGATTTGGCAGAAATTACTAATCAACTCAATGCCTTATTACTTTCAGCCGCAGCAGACTTACCATTTAACGTGGAAGTTTTGGGTGCAACCGATGCGGGGATGCAAATGATCACAAATGAAGATGCTTGCTACCCTGCTAATGTTAACGATTTAGAAGAATTCCTCGTACCACAGTTATCAATTGTTTGTGATGGTATTGGCGGTCATCAAGGTGGTGAGGTAGCTAGTCAACTAGCAGTACAATCCTTAAAATTGCAAATCCGTGCCTTATTAGCAGATGTTTCACAAGAAGGTCAAATTGTCAAGCCTGACTTGTTTGCAGAACAACTAGAAGCCTGCTTAAGGATAGTAAATAACGTTATTTGTGCCCGTAACGACGAGCAAAACCGCCAAGGTAGAGAACGCATGGCCACAACCCTCGTGATGGCATTGCAAGTGCCGCAGCGAGTACAGACTACCTCTGGTAAGGAATCTAAAAATGCCCATGAACTTTACCTAGCTAGTGTTGGCGATAGCCGTGCTTACTGGATTACCCGTAATTATTGCCAACTTCTAACAGTAGACGATGATGTCGCAGCGCGGGAAGTCCGTTTTGCTCGCAATTTTTATCGTCAAGCATTAATGAGACCAGATGCAACAGCTCTTACCCAGGCTTTAGGAGCCAGAGATGCCGAATCTCTTCGGGTTGAAATCAGGCGCTTCATTTTGGAAGAAGATGGCATCTTGTTGTTATGTTCCGATGGTTTAAGTGACAATAACTGGGTAGAACAATCCTGGCAACAATACGCAGTTCCAGTGTTAACTGGAAAACTAGCTCTTGAAGATGCTCTCCAACGCTGGATTAACTTAGCTAATCAGAAAAATGGTCATGACAATGCATCTGTAGTGATGACCTTATACGGCATTTCCCGAGAATACTTAATTTCTTTAACTTACAAACAACCACAAGTAGAAATCATCGAAGCAGAACCATCCGAAGCAGCGATCCCAGAAAGTTCACCAGTCCTAGTAGATTTGGATATCACCGCCGAAGAAGCTACCTCAACCCCAGCAGAAAAACCCAGCCGAGGCAAACCTGCGCTGTTGGTTGGCGGATTATTATTGTTGCTTCTGGGCGGAACAACCATCGGCTTATTCGTCTTATCCCAATTCCAGCCACAAACATTCCAACAAATGTGTCGCCAACTTCCCCCAAGCGTACAGCAGGTATGTCCTAAATAG
- a CDS encoding NfeD family protein, whose amino-acid sequence MPSYTVIWLLAGAVLCLMELFLPSAFVAFMMGISAFIVALLSQFILRTVWLQVIAWLLLSTLLIVGSRRFLQPRRRKSNIQDAITAETLTEIPPGKTGRVLYEGNSWQARCDDDKLSVASHQRVYIVRREGTTLIVMPEHLLHS is encoded by the coding sequence ATGCCAAGTTATACCGTAATCTGGCTCTTAGCAGGAGCAGTTTTATGTTTAATGGAACTGTTCTTGCCGTCTGCTTTTGTCGCTTTCATGATGGGAATTAGCGCTTTTATTGTGGCGCTACTGTCTCAATTCATTCTGCGGACTGTATGGCTGCAAGTTATAGCCTGGCTGTTGCTGTCCACATTGCTAATTGTGGGTTCTCGCAGGTTTTTACAACCACGACGACGTAAATCAAACATCCAAGATGCAATTACAGCTGAAACTCTAACAGAAATTCCGCCTGGGAAAACAGGCCGGGTACTATACGAAGGAAATTCTTGGCAAGCAAGATGTGACGATGACAAACTCAGCGTTGCATCTCATCAAAGGGTTTATATTGTCCGCAGAGAAGGCACCACCTTGATTGTGATGCCGGAACATTTGTTGCATTCGTAG
- a CDS encoding SPFH domain-containing protein produces the protein MEQFLLLIFLALGGSALAGSVKVINQGDEALVEKLGSYNKKLGPGLNFVTPFLDKIVYKQTIREKVLDIPPQQCITRDNVSITVDAVVYWRIMDMERAYYKVENLQSAMVNLVLTQIRSEMGQLELDETFTARSQINELLLRDLDIATDPWGVKVTRVELRDIIPSKAVQESMELQMSAERRKRASILTSEGDRESAVNSARGKADAQILDAEARQKAVILQAEAEQKAIVLRAQAERQQQVLKAQAIAESAEIIAQKIKNNPDVQKSLEVLFALGYLDMGATIGKSDSSKVMFIDPRSIPATLEGIKSIIADGQELPGINHRG, from the coding sequence ATGGAACAGTTCTTGTTACTGATATTTTTGGCTCTTGGAGGTTCTGCTTTAGCAGGTTCAGTCAAAGTTATTAATCAAGGTGATGAAGCCTTAGTGGAAAAATTGGGTAGCTACAACAAAAAATTAGGCCCTGGGCTAAACTTTGTTACTCCTTTCCTCGATAAGATTGTCTACAAGCAAACTATTCGCGAAAAAGTCTTAGATATTCCGCCACAACAGTGTATTACCCGTGATAACGTTTCCATCACAGTTGATGCCGTAGTTTACTGGCGCATCATGGATATGGAAAGGGCTTATTACAAAGTAGAAAATCTCCAGTCGGCGATGGTGAATTTGGTGTTAACTCAAATTCGTTCGGAAATGGGACAACTGGAGTTAGATGAAACCTTTACCGCCCGTTCTCAAATTAATGAACTTCTCTTGCGGGATTTGGATATTGCGACTGATCCCTGGGGTGTGAAAGTCACGCGGGTAGAACTGCGAGATATTATCCCCTCGAAGGCGGTGCAAGAATCGATGGAATTACAGATGTCGGCAGAACGGCGCAAACGGGCATCCATCTTAACATCAGAAGGCGATCGCGAATCTGCTGTTAATAGCGCTAGAGGTAAAGCCGATGCCCAAATTCTAGACGCAGAAGCCCGGCAAAAAGCTGTAATTTTACAAGCAGAAGCCGAACAAAAAGCGATCGTTCTCAGGGCACAAGCTGAACGTCAGCAGCAAGTTCTCAAAGCCCAAGCTATTGCTGAATCTGCAGAAATTATTGCCCAAAAAATCAAAAACAACCCCGACGTTCAAAAGTCTTTGGAAGTTTTATTTGCTTTGGGTTATCTAGATATGGGCGCGACAATTGGTAAAAGCGATAGCAGCAAGGTCATGTTTATCGACCCACGCAGTATTCCCGCTACCTTAGAAGGTATAAAGTCCATTATTGCTGATGGGCAGGAATTACCGGGGATTAATCATCGGGGGTGA